The Pseudomonas sp. R4-35-07 genome contains a region encoding:
- a CDS encoding TolC family outer membrane protein, protein MKPVFIALLFSCASAHAAMGPFDVYEQALRNDPVFLGAIKERDAGLENRTIGRAGLLPRLSYNYNKGRNNSEAHLPDGRGGSYRDDRNYNSYGSTFSLQQPLFDYEAYANYRKGVAQALFADESFRDKSQALLVRVLSYYTQALFAQDQIDIARAKKKAFEQQFQQNQHLFQQGEGTRTDILEAESRYELATAEEIQALDEQDASLRELGALIGVQSVNIDDLAPLNQGFAAFTLSPANYDTWHELAISNNPTLASQRQALEVARYEVERNRAGHLPKVTAYASSRKQESDSGNTYNQRYDTNTIGVEVSVPLYAGGGISASTRQASRAMEQAEYELEGKTRETLIELRRQFSACLSGVSKLRAYQKALASAEALVVSTKHSILGGERVNLDALNAEQQLYSTRRDLAQARYDYLMAWTKLHYYAGNLRDTDLAKVDEAFGPERKL, encoded by the coding sequence ATGAAACCTGTGTTCATCGCCTTGCTGTTCAGCTGCGCCAGCGCGCACGCCGCCATGGGCCCGTTCGATGTGTACGAGCAAGCCCTGCGCAATGACCCGGTGTTCCTCGGCGCGATCAAGGAGCGCGACGCCGGCCTGGAAAATCGCACCATCGGCCGCGCCGGCTTGTTGCCCAGGCTGTCGTACAACTACAACAAGGGCCGCAACAATTCCGAAGCGCACCTGCCCGATGGGCGCGGTGGCAGCTATCGCGACGACCGCAACTACAACAGCTACGGCTCCACCTTCAGCCTGCAACAGCCGCTGTTCGACTACGAAGCCTATGCCAACTACCGCAAGGGCGTGGCCCAGGCGCTGTTTGCCGATGAAAGCTTTCGCGACAAGAGCCAGGCGCTGCTGGTGCGGGTGTTGAGCTACTACACCCAGGCGCTGTTCGCCCAGGACCAGATCGACATCGCCCGCGCCAAAAAGAAAGCCTTCGAGCAACAGTTCCAACAGAACCAGCACCTGTTCCAGCAAGGCGAGGGCACCCGCACCGATATTCTCGAGGCGGAATCGCGTTATGAGCTGGCCACCGCCGAAGAGATCCAGGCCCTGGATGAGCAGGATGCGTCCCTGCGCGAGCTGGGTGCGTTGATTGGCGTGCAAAGCGTCAACATCGACGACCTGGCACCGCTGAACCAGGGTTTCGCCGCGTTCACCCTATCGCCGGCCAACTATGACACCTGGCATGAACTGGCAATCAGCAACAACCCGACGCTCGCCTCCCAGCGCCAGGCCCTGGAAGTGGCGCGCTATGAAGTGGAGCGCAACCGCGCCGGGCATTTGCCCAAGGTCACTGCGTACGCCAGTTCGCGCAAGCAGGAGTCCGACAGCGGCAACACCTACAACCAGCGCTACGACACCAACACCATCGGCGTCGAAGTCAGCGTGCCGCTGTATGCCGGTGGCGGCATCTCGGCGTCCACGCGCCAGGCCAGCCGCGCCATGGAACAGGCCGAGTACGAGCTGGAAGGCAAGACCCGCGAAACCCTGATCGAACTGCGCCGCCAGTTCAGCGCGTGCCTGTCGGGGGTGAGCAAGCTGCGCGCCTATCAAAAAGCCCTGGCTTCCGCCGAGGCGCTGGTGGTGTCGACCAAGCACAGCATCCTGGGCGGCGAGCGGGTCAACCTTGATGCATTGAATGCCGAGCAGCAGCTCTACAGCACCCGCCGCGACCTCGCCCAGGCGCGGTACGACTACCTGATGGCCTGGACCAAATTGCACTACTACGCGGGCAACTTGCGTGACACCGACCTGGCCAAGGTGGATGAAGCCTTCGGCCCGGAGAGAAAGCTGTAA
- a CDS encoding serralysin family metalloprotease gives MSKVKDKAIVSAAQASTAYSQIDSFSHLYDRGGNLTVNGKPSYSVDQAATQLLRDGAAYRDFDGNGKIDLTYTCLTSASSSTMNKHGISGFSQFNAQQKAQAALAMQSWSDVANVTFTEKASGGDAHMTFGNYSGGQDGAAAFAYLPGTGAGYDGTSWYLTNNSYTPNKTPDLNNYGRQTLTHEIGHTLGLAHPGDYNAGNGNPTYNDATYGQDTRGYSVMSYWSESNTNQNFSKGGVEAYASGPLIDDIAAIQKLYGANLNTRAGDTTYGFNSNAGRDFLSATSNADKLVFSVWDGGGNDTLDFSGFTQNQKINLNATSFSDVGGLVGNVSIAKGVTVENAFGGAGNDLIIGNQAANLIKGGAGNDLIYGGGGADQLWGGAGSDTFVFGAVSDSKPGAADKIFDFTSGSDKIDLSGITKGAGVSFVNAFTGHAGDAVLSYASGTNLGTLAVDFSGHGVADFLVTTVGQAAASDIVA, from the coding sequence ATGTCAAAAGTAAAAGACAAGGCTATTGTATCTGCCGCGCAAGCCAGCACTGCTTACTCGCAAATCGATAGCTTCAGCCATTTGTATGACCGTGGCGGCAACCTGACGGTCAATGGCAAACCGTCCTACAGCGTGGACCAGGCAGCCACCCAGCTGTTGCGGGATGGCGCCGCGTACCGGGACTTTGATGGCAACGGCAAGATCGATCTGACCTATACCTGCCTCACCTCGGCATCCTCGAGCACCATGAACAAACATGGCATCTCGGGCTTCAGCCAATTCAACGCCCAGCAGAAAGCACAGGCCGCACTGGCCATGCAATCCTGGTCGGATGTTGCCAATGTGACATTTACCGAAAAGGCTTCCGGCGGTGACGCACACATGACCTTCGGCAACTACAGCGGCGGCCAGGATGGCGCGGCGGCTTTCGCCTACCTGCCCGGCACCGGTGCAGGCTACGACGGCACGTCGTGGTACCTGACCAACAACAGCTACACGCCGAACAAAACCCCGGACCTGAACAACTATGGCCGGCAGACCCTGACCCACGAAATCGGCCACACCCTGGGCCTGGCTCACCCTGGCGACTACAACGCCGGGAATGGCAACCCGACCTATAACGACGCGACCTATGGACAGGACACGCGTGGCTATAGCGTCATGAGTTACTGGAGCGAGAGCAACACTAACCAGAACTTCAGCAAAGGCGGGGTCGAGGCTTACGCTTCCGGTCCGCTGATCGACGATATCGCCGCGATCCAGAAGCTCTACGGTGCCAACCTCAATACCCGCGCCGGTGACACCACCTACGGTTTCAACTCCAACGCCGGGCGCGATTTCCTCAGCGCCACGTCCAATGCCGACAAGCTGGTGTTCTCGGTATGGGACGGTGGTGGCAATGACACCCTGGACTTCTCCGGCTTCACGCAAAACCAGAAGATCAACCTCAATGCCACCTCGTTCTCCGATGTCGGCGGCCTGGTGGGCAACGTTTCCATCGCCAAGGGCGTGACGGTCGAGAACGCCTTCGGTGGCGCGGGCAACGACCTGATCATTGGTAACCAGGCCGCCAACCTCATCAAGGGCGGGGCCGGCAACGACCTCATCTACGGTGGCGGCGGTGCGGACCAACTGTGGGGCGGCGCCGGCAGCGACACCTTTGTGTTCGGTGCCGTGTCCGATTCCAAGCCAGGAGCGGCGGACAAGATCTTTGACTTCACCTCAGGTTCGGACAAGATCGACCTGTCCGGTATCACCAAAGGCGCGGGCGTGAGCTTCGTCAACGCGTTTACCGGGCATGCCGGCGACGCGGTGCTGTCCTACGCATCAGGTACTAACCTGGGTACGTTGGCCGTTGACTTCTCCGGGCACGGCGTGGCGGATTTCCTCGTCACCACCGTTGGCCAGGCGGCTGCCAGCGACATCGTGGCGTGA
- a CDS encoding protease inhibitor Inh/omp19 family protein, translating into MQRFSKGVTLLIVSAGAHAMASSLVLPTTAQLAGHWQLHQDDQVCALDLLEQPNSLGGDVACAAQWLGDKPLTWSPTPDGIWLMNAEGSGITHLNRQKEGEYQARTKSGAIVVLQRTP; encoded by the coding sequence ATGCAGCGTTTTTCCAAAGGGGTCACCCTATTGATCGTGTCGGCAGGAGCCCATGCAATGGCGAGCAGTCTTGTTTTACCCACTACCGCACAGTTGGCGGGGCATTGGCAGTTGCACCAGGATGACCAGGTGTGTGCGCTGGACCTGCTCGAGCAGCCCAACAGCCTGGGGGGCGATGTGGCGTGTGCCGCGCAATGGCTGGGCGATAAACCGCTGACGTGGTCGCCGACGCCGGACGGCATCTGGCTGATGAATGCCGAAGGCAGTGGCATTACGCACTTGAATCGCCAGAAGGAAGGCGAATATCAGGCCCGCACTAAATCTGGAGCCATCGTGGTGCTGCAACGTACACCTTAG
- a CDS encoding autotransporter serine protease, with translation MITDSPRFKPFTAGSLLLLSVAAQAQYAETGQPGDPASWSSAEFQSDWGLGRMKADEAYAAGISGNGVKIGALDSGFDTNHPEAAKDRFHPVTASGTYVDGSAFSTTGALNPNNDSHGTHVTGTMGAARDGVGMHGVAYNAQVYVGNTNANDSFLFGPTPDPKYFKTVYTALVDSGVRAINNSWGSQPKDVSYQTLDDLHAAYAQHYNRGTWLDAAADVAKAGVINVFSAGNSGYANASVRSALPYFQPELEGHWLAVSGLDKANNQKYNKCGIAKYWCISTPGALINSTIPDGGYGVKSGTSMSAPHATGALALVMERYPYMTNEQALQVLLTTATQLDGSITQAPNAIVGWGVPDLGRAMHGPGQLLGAMDVNLAAGQGDVWSNGMSDQALLQRQAEDRAEHGAWQQTLLDKGWQNGVGATASQQDQTDYAVGNARDQAAANRVYEGSLIKSGAGSLVLSGDSTYRGATTVNGGLLAVNGSLTSAVTVNNSATLGGSGRIGALSVNNGGRVAPGNSVGTLQVAGDVNLGAGSTYAVELTPTSSDRIVAGGKAVLGGGTVTLALENSPTLLSQSQAQSLIGRQYSILEAAGGIQGQFGQVLPNYLFLGGTLDYAANGVQLAVGRNDASFASVGATRNQRAVATAAEQLGAGNPVYESLLQSDSVATAQQGLQQLSGEIYPAVDAMLINDSRQLRDAVGERLRHVPVAGESNLWLKALGAWGKSDTRSETAGATTSVGGLLAGIDGALDEQTRIGVVAGYSDSSLSLGGGTHSSASIDSYHFGAYAGRELGDWRVSVGGAYSWHRGDVKRDLQYDEVSGKQKTKLDARTAQLFTEAAYRIHLQPLALEPFANLAYVHLDSESFHEKGAAAALERGSDRRDAVLGTLGLRALKTLALNDHQQLELSGSLGWQHSLTAVESEEHLAFVAGGPSFAVRSAPLLRDAALVGVQASLALSPSTRVNLDYNGQLGGREKTQGVGLSLNWQF, from the coding sequence ATGATCACGGATTCACCACGTTTCAAACCTTTCACCGCAGGCTCATTGCTGCTGTTGTCCGTTGCGGCACAGGCGCAATACGCCGAAACCGGCCAGCCGGGTGATCCCGCCAGCTGGAGTTCCGCCGAGTTCCAGAGCGACTGGGGCCTGGGGCGCATGAAGGCGGATGAAGCCTATGCCGCCGGGATCAGCGGCAATGGCGTGAAAATCGGTGCGCTGGACTCGGGTTTCGATACCAATCACCCCGAGGCGGCCAAAGACCGTTTCCACCCGGTCACCGCCAGCGGCACCTACGTCGATGGCAGCGCCTTCAGCACTACCGGCGCGCTCAACCCGAACAACGACTCCCACGGCACCCACGTCACCGGCACCATGGGCGCGGCCCGCGACGGCGTGGGCATGCACGGCGTGGCGTATAACGCGCAGGTGTATGTCGGCAACACCAACGCCAACGACAGCTTCCTGTTTGGCCCCACCCCGGACCCCAAGTATTTCAAGACGGTGTACACCGCTCTGGTGGATTCCGGCGTGCGCGCCATCAACAACAGCTGGGGCAGCCAGCCCAAGGACGTCAGCTACCAGACCCTGGACGACCTGCACGCGGCCTACGCCCAGCACTACAACCGCGGCACCTGGCTGGATGCGGCGGCGGATGTGGCCAAGGCTGGCGTGATCAACGTGTTCAGCGCCGGCAACAGCGGTTACGCGAACGCCAGCGTGCGCTCGGCGTTGCCGTACTTTCAGCCGGAACTGGAAGGCCACTGGCTGGCGGTGTCGGGGCTGGATAAAGCCAACAACCAGAAGTACAACAAGTGCGGCATCGCCAAATACTGGTGTATTTCCACGCCCGGTGCGCTGATTAACAGCACCATCCCGGACGGCGGTTATGGTGTGAAATCCGGCACCTCGATGTCGGCGCCCCATGCCACGGGCGCGTTGGCGCTGGTGATGGAACGCTATCCCTACATGACCAACGAGCAGGCGCTGCAGGTGCTGTTGACCACCGCCACGCAGCTCGACGGTTCGATCACCCAGGCGCCCAACGCCATCGTCGGCTGGGGCGTACCGGACCTGGGCCGGGCGATGCACGGGCCGGGGCAGTTGCTCGGTGCGATGGACGTGAACCTGGCGGCCGGGCAGGGCGATGTGTGGAGCAACGGCATGTCTGACCAGGCATTGCTCCAGCGTCAGGCGGAAGACCGCGCCGAGCACGGCGCCTGGCAGCAAACCCTGCTCGATAAGGGCTGGCAAAACGGCGTGGGCGCCACGGCCAGCCAGCAGGACCAGACCGACTACGCCGTTGGCAACGCGCGCGATCAAGCCGCAGCGAATCGCGTGTACGAAGGCAGCCTGATCAAATCCGGCGCGGGTAGCCTGGTGCTCAGCGGCGACAGCACCTATCGCGGCGCGACCACCGTCAACGGCGGCCTGCTGGCCGTGAACGGCTCGTTGACCTCGGCCGTCACCGTCAATAACAGCGCCACCTTGGGCGGTTCCGGGCGTATCGGCGCGCTGTCGGTCAACAACGGCGGGCGTGTCGCGCCGGGCAATTCAGTGGGCACGTTGCAGGTGGCGGGGGATGTGAACCTGGGCGCAGGCTCTACCTACGCGGTCGAACTGACCCCGACCAGCAGCGACCGCATTGTCGCCGGCGGCAAGGCCGTGCTCGGCGGCGGTACAGTGACCCTGGCCCTGGAAAACAGCCCGACGCTATTGAGCCAGAGCCAGGCCCAGAGCCTGATCGGTCGCCAATACTCGATCCTTGAAGCGGCCGGCGGTATCCAGGGCCAGTTCGGCCAAGTGCTGCCGAACTACCTGTTCCTCGGCGGCACCCTCGACTATGCCGCCAACGGCGTGCAACTGGCGGTCGGGCGCAATGACGCCAGCTTTGCCAGTGTCGGCGCCACCCGAAACCAGCGCGCCGTCGCCACGGCCGCTGAGCAATTGGGCGCCGGCAATCCGGTGTATGAAAGCCTGCTGCAGTCGGACTCGGTTGCCACGGCGCAGCAGGGCTTGCAGCAGTTGTCCGGTGAAATCTACCCGGCCGTGGACGCGATGTTGATCAACGACAGCCGCCAACTGCGCGACGCGGTAGGCGAGCGTCTGCGCCATGTGCCGGTGGCCGGTGAAAGCAACCTGTGGCTCAAGGCCCTGGGCGCCTGGGGCAAGTCGGACACTCGCAGTGAAACGGCGGGCGCCACCACCTCCGTCGGCGGCTTGCTGGCCGGGATCGACGGCGCACTCGACGAACAGACCCGCATCGGCGTGGTCGCTGGCTACAGCGATAGCTCGTTGAGCCTGGGCGGCGGCACGCATTCATCGGCGTCTATCGACAGCTACCACTTCGGTGCCTATGCCGGGCGCGAGCTGGGCGACTGGCGGGTGAGCGTCGGCGGTGCCTACAGCTGGCATCGTGGCGATGTGAAACGTGACCTGCAATACGACGAGGTCAGCGGCAAGCAGAAAACCAAGCTGGATGCGCGCACCGCGCAGCTGTTCACCGAAGCCGCCTACCGCATCCACCTGCAACCGCTGGCACTGGAGCCGTTTGCCAACCTGGCCTACGTGCACCTGGACAGTGAGTCGTTCCACGAAAAAGGCGCCGCAGCGGCCCTGGAACGTGGCAGTGATCGCCGTGATGCCGTGCTCGGCACCCTGGGCCTGCGGGCGTTGAAAACCCTGGCGTTGAACGACCATCAGCAACTTGAGCTGTCGGGTTCCCTGGGCTGGCAGCACAGCCTCACTGCCGTCGAATCCGAAGAGCATCTGGCGTTTGTCGCGGGAGGGCCTTCTTTCGCCGTGCGCAGCGCGCCGTTGCTGCGCGATGCGGCCCTGGTGGGCGTGCAGGCGAGCCTGGCGCTGAGCCCGTCGACGCGGGTCAACCTGGATTACAACGGCCAATTGGGTGGACGCGAGAAAACCCAGGGCGTGGGGCTGAGCCTGAACTGGCAGTTCTAG
- a CDS encoding P1 family peptidase — MRARQLGITLGLGTPGKWNAITDVPGVRVGHATLNSEVGAKQVRTGVSVIQPRPGEARHQPCFAGYHVLNGNGDATGLEWIREAGLLTTPIAITNTHSIGIVRDSLIALERERLADPAVYWCMPVVMETYDGLLNDIWGQHVRPEHVREALDKAESGPVQEGAVGGGTGMICHEFKGGIGTASRRLPAEQGGWTVGVLVQANHGKRQELRIDGYPVGRYLMQIASPFADRGTPGMGSIVVIIATDAPLLPHQCQRLAQRASIGIARTGGGTEDSSGDLFLAFATGNQDLPPADYGRRDLPHSTVLRMVNTDHISPLFSAAAEAVEEAIINALLAGEDMTTQDGVTVPGLAGETVLEALHTCGWRNVPVKGGNAV, encoded by the coding sequence ATGCGCGCACGTCAATTGGGCATCACCCTGGGGCTGGGCACGCCTGGGAAATGGAATGCGATCACCGATGTGCCCGGCGTCCGCGTCGGCCATGCCACGCTCAACAGCGAGGTCGGCGCCAAGCAGGTACGCACAGGCGTCAGCGTGATCCAGCCGCGCCCTGGCGAAGCACGCCATCAACCCTGTTTTGCCGGGTACCACGTGCTCAACGGCAATGGCGACGCCACCGGCCTTGAGTGGATCCGCGAAGCGGGGCTGTTGACCACGCCGATAGCCATCACCAACACCCACAGCATCGGCATCGTGCGTGACAGCTTGATCGCTCTTGAGCGTGAGCGCCTGGCTGACCCGGCGGTGTACTGGTGCATGCCGGTGGTGATGGAAACCTATGATGGCTTGCTCAACGACATCTGGGGTCAGCATGTGCGCCCTGAGCATGTGCGTGAAGCTCTGGACAAGGCTGAGTCGGGCCCGGTGCAGGAGGGCGCGGTGGGGGGCGGCACCGGGATGATCTGCCATGAGTTCAAGGGCGGCATCGGCACGGCGTCGCGGCGGTTGCCGGCAGAGCAGGGCGGCTGGACCGTCGGCGTACTGGTGCAGGCCAACCATGGCAAGCGCCAGGAGCTGCGGATCGATGGTTATCCGGTCGGTCGCTACTTGATGCAGATCGCTTCGCCGTTCGCCGACCGCGGCACACCGGGCATGGGCTCCATCGTGGTGATCATTGCCACGGATGCGCCGCTGTTGCCCCATCAATGCCAGCGCCTGGCGCAGCGCGCCTCCATCGGTATCGCGCGCACCGGCGGCGGCACCGAGGATTCCAGCGGCGACCTGTTCCTGGCCTTCGCCACGGGTAACCAGGACTTGCCGCCCGCCGATTACGGGCGCAGGGACTTGCCGCACAGTACGGTATTGCGCATGGTCAACACCGACCACATCTCCCCGCTGTTCAGCGCCGCCGCCGAGGCGGTGGAGGAGGCGATCATCAATGCCTTGCTGGCCGGAGAGGACATGACCACCCAGGACGGCGTCACGGTGCCGGGCCTGGCCGGCGAGACGGTATTGGAGGCGCTGCACACATGTGGCTGGCGTAATGTCCCGGTAAAAGGGGGCAACGCAGTTTAA
- a CDS encoding type I secretion system permease/ATPase yields the protein MAKPHTVAPLFKALGEYKSILISVCCFTALINLLMLVPSIYMLQVYDRVLSSQNETTLVMLTLMVVGFFAFIGLLEVIRSFIVIRIGAQLERRFNLRVYTAAFERNLQRGQGHAGQSLGDLTHIRQFITGPALFAFFDAPWFPIYLFVIFLFNLWLGVLATAGAVLLIALACLNEYLTKKPLGEASGYSQQSTQLATSHLHNAETIQAMGMLGALRQRWFAVHSQFLALQNKASDTGSVITSLSKSLRLCLQSLVLGLGALLVIKGDMTAGMMIAGSILMGRVLSPIDQLIAVWKQWSSAKLAYQRLDELLREFPPQAEQMALPAPNGQVSFEQVSAGPPGRSLATLHHVNFNLGAGEVLGVLGASGSGKSTLARVLVGVWPTLAGTVRLDGADIHRWDRDDLGPHIGYLPQDIELFSGSIADNIARFRQADPQLVVKAAQQAGVHELILRLPQGYDTLLGDNGGGLSGGQKQRVALARALYGGPRLIVLDEPNSNLDTVGEAALASAIMQMKAQGSSVVLVTHRSSALAQADKLLILNEGQLQAFGPSQEVLRALSGQQEAPKEKTGVSFSRQYQAGRNPGA from the coding sequence ATGGCCAAGCCCCATACCGTTGCACCCTTGTTCAAGGCGCTGGGTGAATACAAGAGCATCTTGATCAGCGTTTGCTGTTTTACCGCGCTGATTAACCTGTTGATGCTGGTGCCCTCGATTTACATGCTGCAAGTGTACGACCGCGTGCTGTCCTCCCAGAATGAAACCACCCTGGTGATGTTGACGTTGATGGTCGTGGGGTTCTTTGCGTTTATAGGCCTGCTGGAAGTTATCCGCAGTTTTATCGTGATCCGCATCGGCGCCCAGTTGGAGCGGCGGTTCAACTTGCGCGTGTACACAGCCGCATTCGAACGCAACCTGCAACGTGGGCAGGGGCACGCCGGGCAGTCCCTGGGCGACCTGACCCATATTCGCCAGTTCATTACCGGGCCTGCGTTATTCGCGTTTTTCGATGCACCGTGGTTTCCCATCTACCTGTTCGTGATTTTCCTGTTCAACCTGTGGCTCGGCGTGTTGGCCACGGCCGGCGCGGTGCTTTTGATTGCACTGGCCTGCCTCAACGAATATCTGACCAAAAAGCCCCTGGGCGAAGCCAGCGGTTATTCCCAACAGTCGACTCAGTTGGCCACCAGCCATTTGCACAATGCCGAAACCATCCAGGCCATGGGCATGCTCGGCGCGCTGCGCCAGCGCTGGTTCGCGGTGCATTCGCAGTTTCTCGCCTTGCAGAACAAGGCCAGCGACACCGGTTCGGTGATCACCTCCCTGAGCAAATCTCTGCGCCTTTGCCTGCAATCCTTGGTGTTGGGCCTCGGTGCGCTGCTGGTGATCAAGGGCGATATGACCGCCGGGATGATGATCGCCGGTTCCATCCTGATGGGCCGGGTACTCAGCCCCATCGACCAGTTGATCGCCGTGTGGAAGCAATGGAGTTCGGCCAAGCTGGCCTACCAGCGCCTCGACGAGCTGCTGCGCGAATTCCCGCCGCAGGCCGAGCAGATGGCCTTGCCGGCGCCCAACGGCCAGGTCAGCTTCGAACAGGTCAGCGCCGGCCCGCCGGGTCGGAGCCTGGCGACCCTGCACCACGTCAACTTCAACCTCGGCGCCGGTGAAGTGCTCGGTGTGCTCGGCGCCTCGGGTTCCGGTAAATCCACCCTGGCGCGCGTACTGGTAGGCGTGTGGCCGACCCTGGCCGGCACCGTGCGCCTGGACGGCGCGGATATTCACCGCTGGGACCGCGACGACCTCGGCCCGCATATCGGCTACTTGCCCCAGGACATCGAACTGTTCAGCGGCAGCATCGCCGACAACATCGCGCGCTTTCGCCAAGCCGACCCGCAGCTTGTGGTGAAGGCGGCGCAACAGGCCGGGGTGCACGAGTTGATCCTGCGCCTGCCCCAAGGCTACGACACCCTGCTGGGCGACAACGGCGGCGGCCTGTCCGGCGGGCAGAAGCAACGCGTGGCCCTGGCCCGCGCACTGTATGGCGGCCCGCGCCTGATCGTGCTGGATGAGCCCAACTCCAATCTCGACACCGTCGGCGAAGCGGCGTTGGCCAGCGCCATTATGCAGATGAAGGCCCAGGGCAGCAGCGTGGTGCTGGTGACGCACCGTTCCTCCGCATTGGCTCAGGCTGACAAGTTGCTGATCCTCAACGAAGGCCAGTTGCAGGCCTTCGGACCCAGTCAGGAAGTGCTGCGCGCGTTGTCCGGGCAGCAGGAGGCACCGAAGGAAAAAACCGGCGTCAGCTTTAGTCGCCAGTATCAGGCCGGAAGGAATCCAGGCGCATGA
- a CDS encoding HlyD family type I secretion periplasmic adaptor subunit, protein MSSLIVEQHDARFFVRMGWLLTVVGAGGFFLWASLAPLDQGIPVQGTVVVSGKRKAVQTLSPGVVSRILVREGEAVKQGQPLFRLDQTQHQADVQSLQAQYRMAWASAARWQSERDNLPGVRFPAELSANPDPALALVLEGQRQLFSSRREAFAREQAGIRASIDGATSQLGGMRRARSDLSAQAQSLREQLSNLQPLADNGYIPRNRLMDYQRQLSQVQQDLAQNAGETGRVEQGIVESRLKLQQHTEEYQKEVRSQLADAQLRSLTLEQQLTSAGFDLQHSEINAPADGIAVNLSVHTEGAVVRAGETLLEIVPQGTRLEVEGHLPVHLVDKVGTHLPVDILFTAFNQSRTPRVPGEVSLISADQMLDEKTGAPYYVLRTTVSEAALEKLHGLVIKPGMPAEMFVRTGERSLLNYLFKPLLDRAGSALTEE, encoded by the coding sequence ATGAGCAGCCTTATAGTTGAACAACACGACGCACGTTTCTTCGTCCGCATGGGCTGGCTGCTGACCGTGGTCGGCGCCGGCGGTTTTTTCCTCTGGGCCAGCCTGGCGCCGCTGGATCAAGGCATTCCGGTGCAGGGCACGGTGGTGGTGTCGGGCAAGCGCAAGGCCGTGCAAACCCTCAGCCCCGGCGTGGTCAGCCGGATTCTGGTGCGCGAAGGCGAGGCCGTGAAGCAAGGCCAGCCGCTGTTTCGCCTCGACCAGACCCAGCACCAGGCCGACGTGCAGTCGCTGCAAGCCCAATACCGCATGGCCTGGGCCAGCGCTGCGCGCTGGCAGAGCGAACGTGACAACCTGCCAGGTGTGCGCTTTCCGGCCGAACTGAGCGCCAACCCCGACCCGGCCCTGGCGCTGGTGCTCGAAGGCCAACGCCAACTGTTCAGCAGTCGGCGCGAAGCCTTTGCCCGTGAGCAGGCCGGCATCCGTGCAAGCATCGATGGCGCCACCTCGCAGTTGGGCGGCATGCGCCGCGCCCGCAGTGACTTGAGCGCCCAGGCGCAATCCCTGCGTGAGCAACTGAGCAACCTGCAACCCCTGGCCGACAACGGCTACATCCCGCGCAACCGCCTGATGGACTATCAGCGCCAGTTGTCCCAGGTGCAGCAGGACCTGGCGCAAAACGCCGGCGAGACTGGCCGCGTCGAGCAGGGCATTGTCGAGTCGCGCCTCAAATTGCAGCAGCACACCGAGGAATATCAGAAGGAAGTGCGCAGCCAACTGGCCGATGCGCAACTGCGCAGTCTGACCCTGGAGCAGCAACTGACCTCCGCCGGGTTCGACCTGCAGCACAGCGAAATCAACGCGCCGGCCGACGGCATCGCGGTCAACCTCAGCGTACACACCGAAGGCGCCGTGGTGCGGGCCGGTGAAACTCTGCTGGAGATCGTGCCCCAAGGCACGCGCCTGGAAGTGGAAGGGCACTTGCCGGTGCACCTGGTGGACAAGGTCGGCACGCACCTGCCGGTGGACATCCTCTTCACCGCCTTCAACCAGAGCCGCACCCCGCGCGTGCCGGGGGAGGTGAGCCTGATTTCCGCCGACCAGATGCTCGATGAAAAGACCGGCGCCCCCTATTACGTGCTGCGCACCACGGTCAGCGAGGCAGCGCTGGAAAAACTCCACGGCCTGGTGATCAAACCGGGCATGCCCGCCGAGATGTTCGTGCGCACCGGCGAGCGCTCGTTGCTCAATTACCTGTTCAAGCCGCTGCTCGACCGCGCCGGCTCCGCGTTGACCGAGGAATGA